CAAGCTGCTCAGCAGAGATCCGCCCAGCAAGCCCGCCACCAGACGGTCCCACCATTCAGGCCTGACACTCAGCAGCTGGCGCATCAGGGCATAGACCCCGAGGTAGCTGATCAATTTCAGGAGCCCTTTGGCGGCAGCGCTCGGTACCGGTGAAAGGCCTGTGGCCAGCACTGCCAGAGCCAGGAACAGCAGCAGCCAGCCAGTCACCGAGCCGATGCGAGCGGGAGTCCGGGTGAGTGACCAGAGCACCCAGAGGGCTCCGCAGGCCAGCACAATGAGGCCAAGGCCAGCGCGAGTGAGCACTGGAAGTCCGGCCATCAGCAGAATCAGAACGATCCCTGCCAGCTCGCTCAGGCGCTTTTGCTGTGCCGCTGAACTTGGAAGGAGTCCTTGCCAGCGCAGCAACCAAGGGGTCGGGGCCGAAGCCTCAGCCATCAGTGATTGAGAGGAACATCATCGGGATTATCGACCCGTTGCCAGGCCATCTCTAGTTCTTCCAGCTTCGGCAGTGGCTGTTTGTTGCGGCGGTAAAGCACCCTGTAGGCGGGTAGGTCCCGCTCCTGCACATAGCGTTCGCGTTCCGTCGGCACCGGCAGGGGGTTGTCGGCTCGCCAGGGAAGGCTGTCTTCGGCGGGGCGGTCGAAGCAACCGCACAGTTCCACCAGTGTGACCATCGGTTCTACAACCTCCAGCACATCGCTTTGCAGAAACAGTTCGCGACTGGGACTGAGAGCCGCAGCGATTGCCAGTAGCAGCGAGGGCTGCATCACCCGGCGTTTGCGGTGGCGACGCTTGAACCAGGGATCCGGAAACTGGATGCTCACCAGTTGCAACTGATCCGTTGGCAGCCTTGCAAGCCAGCCCTCCAGGCTGATGTTGGCATTGCAGAAGAGGTAGTGGAGATTGTGACGTTCGAGTCTGTCTCGGTCACGCTGGGCTGCCAGCACAAGCGGACGCCTGATTTCCACACCCAGATGATTCCAGTCTGGTTTCAGTGTTGACAGCTCCAGCAAACAGACGCCACGGGCGCAGCCGATATCCAGATGAATGGGGCGATTTGCTGTGTCAAAGAGCTGATCGGGACAGGGCAGCTCCAGAGGCAGCTGGAAAAAGCGGCTCAGGGGATTGACGTGCTGCCGCATCAGGACCTTGTGGAATCCTTTGGAGGATCGCAGCGCAGTAGACCCCAGCAGGCGGTGTAGCCATGAAGATGAGTGGAACCTCCGAGGGGGCCGATCTCGCCGTTGCAGAAGCTGCCGGCAACTGGAAGTTGTGGAAAGACATCGCGAGCAATGCTGATATCGCCATTGGGGCTGCCGAACAAGCCGTTGCCTCGGCCCAAGCAGGCGAACAAGATTCCCATGAGCGGTGCGGCATCGCTGCCTTGATCGTGCCTGGTTTGTAACAGCTGGCGGGCTTCCAGTCTTGAGGCCTGCGCTTCACGCAGCTGAAATTGGACGTTTTGTCCGGCACGGACGCGATCGGCGACTGCAACCGCGCCGTTGCGGGGATCGACGCCGATCAGGTTGCGGACCAGAAAGGCTCTTTCGGGTCGATTGCCTGATGTGCCCCCCTGATTGAGTCCGGCCAGCATGGCGTCGGCAACCAACTCCTCCCGTTCCACACCCAGGAAGAGTGAGTGCTGCACCAATTCTCTGTCTTCGGCGCTGAGATCGGCGAGGACGCGCTGTAGGCAGGCCACAGGACTGGCGCGATGGTCGCCGTCACTCAGTTCGAGCAGAACGTTGCGTTGAGCCTGTTCAATGGCGAACACCGGACCGATCGGTCGACATCCCTGGGCGACCACTGGATCCAAGCTCCAGCGTCCACCAATGGTGAGTCCTACTGCTCCTCCGACGACCTGATCTCCATAGAGCAAGGAGCCATGAGCCGCATTGTGAGCAACAGCGATTCCTCCGAC
Above is a window of Synechococcus sp. BIOS-U3-1 DNA encoding:
- the trmB gene encoding tRNA (guanosine(46)-N7)-methyltransferase TrmB; amino-acid sequence: MRQHVNPLSRFFQLPLELPCPDQLFDTANRPIHLDIGCARGVCLLELSTLKPDWNHLGVEIRRPLVLAAQRDRDRLERHNLHYLFCNANISLEGWLARLPTDQLQLVSIQFPDPWFKRRHRKRRVMQPSLLLAIAAALSPSRELFLQSDVLEVVEPMVTLVELCGCFDRPAEDSLPWRADNPLPVPTERERYVQERDLPAYRVLYRRNKQPLPKLEELEMAWQRVDNPDDVPLNH
- a CDS encoding FIST signal transduction protein yields the protein MVPFNPLDWFRSRGLQGQCRHALSSQPSLEDAAREVTSVLGSNEADLALVFISSHFASDLTRLLPLLQKRLNAKHWLGCLGGGVVGTTSSGEAHEVERTPALSISLLNLPGAELSSFSLDSTHLPDLDGAAKNWQDWVGVNPVHSRSMLLLLDPGCNAITDLVSGLDYAYPGIAKVGGIAVAHNAAHGSLLYGDQVVGGAVGLTIGGRWSLDPVVAQGCRPIGPVFAIEQAQRNVLLELSDGDHRASPVACLQRVLADLSAEDRELVQHSLFLGVEREELVADAMLAGLNQGGTSGNRPERAFLVRNLIGVDPRNGAVAVADRVRAGQNVQFQLREAQASRLEARQLLQTRHDQGSDAAPLMGILFACLGRGNGLFGSPNGDISIARDVFPQLPVAGSFCNGEIGPLGGSTHLHGYTACWGLLRCDPPKDSTRS